Sequence from the Catenuloplanes indicus genome:
GGAGGTGAACCGCAAGGACGACATGAACGCCGCCACCGCGGAGCTGCGCCGCCGGATGACCGTGCTGGTCGAGAAGGCGCAGCGGGAGTACCCGGACAAGCCGAAGGACGACGCGGACCGCTGGTGGCAGCCGGCGTATCTGGGCGGCTCCGCGCCGCAGCCGGTGATCGCGCCCGCCAGCTGATCTTCCGCAGGGCATCGGTCCTGGTTACCGGCCGGTTTTCCGGCTTCCCGGGTGGTGTCGAAGCCGCGAACCTACGGTACCGTAACCGTAGGTTCGCCATCCCCTCTGGAGGTCCTGTGACCGTCGACGAAGCAACCACGCGAGCACTGCTGCTCGATCTTGAGCCCGTGGTGGAGACCAACCTGAACCGGCACATCGGCCTGGCCAAGGAGTGGTTCCCGCACGAGTACGTCCCGTGGTCCGACGGCACGAACTTCGACGGCCCGCTCGGCGGCACCGCCTGGGAGCCGGAGCAGTCCAAGCTCTCCGAGGTCGCCCGCACCTCGCTGATCGTCAACCTGCTCACCGAGGACAACCTGCCCAGCTACCACCACGCGATCGCGTCCATGTTCGGCCGCGACCGGGCCTGGGGTGACTGGGTGCACCGGTGGACCGCGGAGGAGGGCCGGCACGGCATCGCGATCCGCGACTACCTGCTGACCACGCGCGCGGTCGACCCGATCGAGCTGGAGCGGCTGCGCATGTCGCACATGTCGGTCGGCTTCGAGAACGAGCACGACCAGAGCATCCTGCACTCGATCGCGTACGTGTCGTTCCAGGAGCTGGCCACCCGCGTCTCGCACCGCAACACCGGCAAGTTCTCCGGCGACCCGGTCTGCGACGCCATGCTGGCCCGGATCGCCACCGACGAGAACCTGCACATGGTCTTCTACCGCAACCTGCTCGAGGCGTCGCTGAAGCTCTCCCCGAACCTGGCGATGCGCGCGATCACCGACGTGGTCAGCTCGTTCCAGATGCCCGGCCACACCATCGAGAACTTCTCCCGCAAGTCCGTGCAGATCGCCATGGCCGGCATCTACGACCTGCGCA
This genomic interval carries:
- a CDS encoding acyl-ACP desaturase, whose amino-acid sequence is MTVDEATTRALLLDLEPVVETNLNRHIGLAKEWFPHEYVPWSDGTNFDGPLGGTAWEPEQSKLSEVARTSLIVNLLTEDNLPSYHHAIASMFGRDRAWGDWVHRWTAEEGRHGIAIRDYLLTTRAVDPIELERLRMSHMSVGFENEHDQSILHSIAYVSFQELATRVSHRNTGKFSGDPVCDAMLARIATDENLHMVFYRNLLEASLKLSPNLAMRAITDVVSSFQMPGHTIENFSRKSVQIAMAGIYDLRIHHDEVLMPVLRKLRVLETDGLTDDGAKARDELGEFLENLDKQATRFTERRDANRARQAARQQS